In one window of Brassica rapa cultivar Chiifu-401-42 chromosome A07, CAAS_Brap_v3.01, whole genome shotgun sequence DNA:
- the LOC103830989 gene encoding microtubule-associated protein 70-1 — protein sequence MSDVSADGGYSETPYPSLTVSASYKESSGGGKSSSRRRPVRPSFDASAAADNEFITLLHGSDPVKLELNRLENEVRDKDRELGEAHAEIRALRLSERQREKAVEELTDELTKLEEKLKLTESLLQGKNLEIRKINEEKKASMAAQFAAEATLRRVHAAQKDDDMPPIEAILAPLEAELKLARSEIGKLQEDNRALDRLTKSKEAALLDAERTVQSAMAKAALVDDLQNKNQELMKQIEICQEENKILDKMHRQKVAEVEKLTQTVRELEEAVLAGGAAANAVRDYQRKFQEMNEERKTLDRELARAKVTANRVATVVANEWKDGNDKVMPVKQWLEERRFLQGEMQQLRDKLAISDRAAKSEAQLKDKFQLRLKVLEETLRGTSRNTTEGRSMGNGSSRRQSLGGSDNLQKFASNGFLPKKSPSSQMRNAFNSNSNSVLRNAKGTSRSFDGGTRSLDRGKALLNGPGKYSFNKACDEAKESESPSAWKEEDSEEKPPSELPPPTTEDNVPGVLYDLLQKEVVALRKSSHEKDQSLKDKDDAIEMLAKKVETLTKAMEVEAKKMRREVAAMEKEVAAMRVDKDQDNRARRSSNTKNSSTTAQILAGRAAGRSGLTRSTQ from the exons ATGTCGGATGTTTCAGCCGACGGAGGTTACTCGGAGACGCCTTATCCCTCCCTAACGGTGTCGGCGTCTTACAAAGAGAGCAGCGGAGGAGGGAAAAGCTCGTCGAGGAGGAGACCGGTTCGGCCTAGCTTCGACGCCTCCGCAGCCGCCGACAATGAGTTCATCACTCTGCTCCACGGCTCGGATCCGGTGAAGCTGGAGCTTAATCGCCTTGAGAACGAAGTCAGAG ATAAGGATCGAGAGTTAGGAGAAGCACACGCTGAGATCAGAGCCTTGAGGTTATCTGAGAGGCAGCGAGAGAAAGCTGTTGAAGAG CTTACTGATGAGCTTACTAAGTTGGAGGAGAAGCTTAAGTTAACTGAATCTCTTCTCCAAGGCAAA AATCTAGAAATAAGGAAGATCAATGAGGAGAAGAAGGCCTCCATGGCTGCTCAGTTTGCTGCTGAAGCCACCTTAAGAAGGGTCCATGCTGCTCAAAAAGATGATGACATGCCTCCTATTGAAGCCATTCTAGCTCCTTTAGAAGCTGAGCTTAAGCTTGCACGCTCTGAG ATTGGGAAGCTTCAAGAAGATAATAGAGCCTTGGATCGTCTCACTAAATCAAAAGAAGCGGCTTTACTTGATGCTGAGAGAACTGTTCAAAGTGCTATGGCAAAAGCTGCCTTAGTTGATGACCTTCAGAATAAGAACCAAGAGTTGATGAAACAAATAGAGATCTGTCAG GAAGAAAACAAGATTCTAGACAAAATGCATAGGCAAAAGGTTGCCGAGGTGGAAAAGCTAACTCAGACTGTAAGAGAGCTGGAAGAGGCTGTTCTTGCTGGTGGCGCTGCTGCTAATGCCGTGAGGGATTACCAACGGAAGTTCCAAGAGATGAAT GAAGAACGAAAAACTCTAGACCGGGAACTTGCGCGTGCAAAGGTTACAGCAAACCGAGTTGCGACGGTGGTTGCAAATGAATGGAAGGATGGTAATGATAAAGTGATGCCTGTGAAGCAATGGCTTGAAGAAAGAAGGTTTCTACAG GGAGAAATGCAGCAGCTACGCGACAAGCTTGCCATCTCAGACCGAGCTGCGAAATCTGAAGCACAACTAAAA GACAAGTTTCAACTACGGCTTAAAGTGCTTGAAGAGACGCTGAGAGGCACCTCAAGGAACACAACTGAGGGAAGAAGCATGGGTAATGGATCCTCTCGGAGGCAGTCACTCGGTGGATCAGATAATCTACAAAAGTTCGCATCAAATGGCTTTTTGCCAAAGAAATCTCCATCTTCTCAGATGAGGAATGCCTTTAATTCTAACTCCAACTCGGTGTTGAGGAACGCTAAAGGAACATCTAGGTCATTTGATGGAGGTACAAGATCATTGGACAGAGGCAAAGCACTTCTAAATGGACCTGGTAAATATTCATTCAACAAGGCTTGTGATGAAGCGAAAGAATCAGAGTCGCCTAGTGCCTGGAAAGAAGAAGATTCAGAGGAGAAGCCACCAAGTGAACTCCCTCCGCCAACAACTGAAGACAATGTCCCGGGGGTTTTGTATGATTTGCTTCAGAAGGAAGTAGTTGCCTTGAGAAAATCTTCACATGAAAAGGATCAAAGCCTCAAGGACAAGGATGATGCTATAGAG ATGTTAGCGAAAAAGGTTGAGACATTAACAAAAGCAATGGAGGTTGAAGCAAAGAAGATGAGAAGGGAAGTAGCTGCAATGGAGAAAGAAGTTGCTGCTATGCGTGTCGATAAAGATCAGGATAATAGAGCAAGAAGGTCTTCAAACACCAAGAACTCATCCACCACTGCCCAGATTCTTGCTGGAAG AGCTGCTGGACGAAGTGGGTTAACGAGGAGCACACAATGA
- the LOC103830990 gene encoding alpha,alpha-trehalose-phosphate synthase [UDP-forming] 6 produces MVSRSYSNLLELASGDSPTFGRMNRQIPRIMAVAGIMSNIDNDSKESSPSSDLSPKDRIIIVANELPIRAQRKLETSSTSTSTTHCSSKGWTFSLDENSLLLQLKDGLGSEATTTEVIYVGCLKEDIHPNEQEEVYQLLLENFKCVPTFLPLDLYTRYYHGFCKQQLWPLFHYMLPLSPDLGGRFDRSLWQAYVSVNKIFADRIMEVINPEDDFVWIHDYHLMVLPTFLRKRFNRVKLGFFLHSPFPSSEIYKTLPIREELLRALLNADLIGFHTFDYARHFLSCCSRMLGLTYESKRGYIGLEYYGRTVSIKILPVGIHMGQLRSVLSLPETENKVKELIEEYSKKGRRMLLGVDDMDIFKGITLKLLAMEQMLTQHPEWQGKVVLVQIANPARGKGKDVKEMKAETYSTVKRINQAFGRPGYDPIVLIDAPLRFYERVAYYVVAECCLVTAVRDGMNLIPYEYIVSRQGNEKLDKILKVENHHKSMLVVSEFIGCSPSLSGAIRVNPWNVDAVADAMDSALEVAEPEKQLRHEKHYKYVSTHDVGYWARSFLQDLERSCGEHGRRRCWGIGFGLSFRVVALDQSFRKLSMEHIVSAYKRTKTRAILLDYDDTLMPQGSIDKRPSSKSIEILNTLCRDKSNLVFIVSAKSRETLSDWFSPCEKLGIAAEHGYFLRLRKDVEWENCVAAADCSWKQIAEPVMELYTETTDGSTIEDKETALVWSYEDADPDFGSCQAKELLDHLESVLANEPVTVKRGQNYVEVKPQGVSKGLIARRMLSMMQEKGTPPEFVLCIGDDRSDEDMFEVICSSTEGPSIAPRAEVFACTVGQKPSKAKYYLDDTTEIVRLMHGLASVSEQTMSAV; encoded by the exons atggtttcaagATCGTATTCAAACCTGCTCGAGCTCGCTTCAGGAGACTCTCCCACCTTCGGCCGCATGAACCGGCAGATCCCCCGCATCATGGCCGTTGCTGGAATCATGTCCAACATCGACAACGACTCCAAAGAAAGTAGTCCCTCCTCCGATCTCTCCCCAAAAGACCGTATCATCATCGTAGCCAACGAGTTACCAATACGAGCTCAAAGAAAGCTAGAGACTAGTAGTACTAGTACTAGCACAACCCATTGTAGTAGCAAAGGCTGGACCTTCTCTCTAGACGAGAACTCTCTCCTCCTCCAATTAAAAGACGGGTTAGGATCCGAAGCCACCACCACCGAAGTCATCTACGTAGGCTGCTTAAAAGAAGACATCCACCCCAACGAGCAAGAAGAGGTCTACCAACTCCTCCTCGAAAACTTCAAGTGCGTCCCCACGTTCCTACCTCTAGATCTCTACACCAGATACTACCACGGCTTCTGCAAGCAGCAGCTCTGGCCTCTCTTCCATTACATGCTCCCACTCTCTCCCGACCTCGGAGGGAGGTTTGACCGCTCCCTCTGGCAAGCCTACGTCTCCGTGAACAAGATCTTTGCGGATAGGATCATGGAAGTGATTAACCCTGAGGACGACTTCGTCTGGATACATGATTACCATCTCATGGTCCTGCCTACTTTCTTGAGGAAGAGGTTTAACCGCGTCAAGCTAGGGTTCTTCCTCCACAGTCCCTTTCCTTCTTCGGAGATTTACAAAACTTTGCCTATTAGAGAGGAGCTTCTCCGCGCGCTGCTGAACGCTGACTTGATTGGGTTCCATACCTTTGACTACGCGAGACACTTCTTGTCTTGCTGTAGTAGGATGCTTGGTCTTACTTATGAGTCCAAGAGAGGGTACATTGGTCTTGAGTATTACGGTAGAACCGTGAGCATCAAGATCTTACCTGTTGGTATCCACATGGGTCAGCTCCGGTCGGTTCTCAGCTTGCCCGAGACGGAAAATAAAGTGAAAGAGCTTATTGAGGAGTATAGTAAAAAGGGGAGGAGGATGCTGCTCGGTGTTGATGACATGGACATCTTCAAAGGGATCACTCTGAAGCTATTAGCTATGGAGCAGATGCTTACGCAGCATCCTGAGTGGCAAGGGAAGGTTGTGCTGGTGCAGATAGCTAATCCCGCTAGAGGGAAAGGGAAAGATGTTAAAGAGATGAAAGCTGAGACTTACTCAACGGTTAAAAGGATCAACCAGGCCTTTGGGAGGCCTGGCTATGATCCTATAGTGTTGATAGATGCACCGTTGAGGTTCTACGAGAGAGTTGCTTATTATGTGGTTGCTGAGTGTTGTTTGGTGACGGCGGTGAGGGATGGGATGAATCTTATCCCTTATGAGTATATAGTCTCTCGTCAAGGGAATGAGAAGCTTGACAAGATTCTGAAGGTGGAGAATCATCACAAAAGCATGCTGGTGGTGTCTGAGTTCATTGGTTGCTCTCCGTCGTTAAGCGGAGCTATTCGTGTTAATCCCTGGAACGTTGACGCGGTGGCTGATGCGATGGACAGTGCACTTGAAGTGGCTGAGCCGGAGAAGCAGCTGAGGCATGAGAAGCATTACAAGTATGTGAGCACGCATGATGTTGGTTACTGGGCTCGTAGCTTCCTCCAAGATCTTGAGAGGAGTTGTGGTGAGCATGGGAGGAGGAGGTGTTGGGGGATTGGGTTTGGTCTTAGTTTCAGGGTTGTGGCGTTAGACCAAAGCTTCAGGAAGCTGTCGATGGAGCATATAGTGTCGGCTTATAAGAGGACGAAGACTAGAGCTATTCTTTTGGACTATGATGATACTTTGATGCCACAGGGGTCTATTGATAAAAGACCTTCGTCGAAGTCGATTGAGATATTGAACACGTTGTGTAGGGACAAGAGCAATCTTGTGTTCATTGTTAGTGCTAAAAGCCGGGAGACATTGTCTGACTGGTTTAGTCCTTGTGAGAAGCTTGGGATTGCTGCTGAACATGGCTACTTTCTGAG GCTGAGGAAGGATGTAGAATGGGAAAACTGTGTGGCAGCAGCAGATTGTTCTTGGAAACAAATTGCAGAGCCTGTGATGGAGCTTTACACCGAGACAACAGATGGATCAACAATTGAAGACAAGGAGACCGCCTTGGTCTGGAGCTATGAGGATGCTGATCCTGATTTTGGCTCATGTCAAGCTAAAGAGCTTCTAGATCATCTTGAGAGTGTCCTTGCTAATGAGCCTGTAACAGTCAAGAGAGGACAGAACTATGTTGAGGTCAAGCCGCAG GGGGTGAGCAAAGGACTTATAGCGAGAAGGATGCTTTCGATGATGCAAGAGAAAGGAACACCTCCTGAGTTTGTTCTGTGTATTGGAGATGACCGGTCTGATGAAGACATGTTTGAGGTGATATGCAGTTCCACTGAAGGCCCTTCGATTGCACCGAGAGCTGAGGTTTTCGCTTGTACTGTTGGTCAAAAGCCAAGCAAGGCTAAGTATTATCTGGATGATACTACTGAGATTGTTAGGTTGATGCATGGTTTAGCTTCTGTTTCAGAACAGACCATGTCTGCTGTTTAA
- the LOC103830991 gene encoding glycerate dehydrogenase HPR, peroxisomal: MAKPMAIEVYNPNGKYRVVSTKPMPGTRWINLLVDQGCRVEICHLKKTILSVEDIIDLIGNKCDGVIGQLTEDWGETLFSALSKAGGKAFSNMAVGYNNVDVEAANKYGIAVGNTPGVLTETTAELAASLSLAAARRIVEADGFMRAGLYEGWLPHLFVGNLLKGQTVGVIGAGRIGSAYARMMVEGFKMNLIYFDLYQSTRLEKFVTAYGQFLKANGEQPVTWKRASSMEEVLREADLISLHPVLDKTTYHLVNKERLAMMKKEAILVNCSRGPVIDEVALVDHLRENPMFRVGLDVFEEEPFMKPGLADMKNAIVVPHIASASKWTREGMATLAALNVLGRIKGYPIWSDPNRVDPFLNENASPPNASPSIVNSKALGLPVSKL, from the exons ATGGCAAAACCGATGGCGATTGAGGTGTATAATCCTAATGGGAAGTACAGAGTCGTCAGCACCAAACCGATGCCTGGAACTCGTTGGATCAACCTCTTGGTCGACCAAGGTTGTCGCGTCGAG atatgccATTTGAAGAAGACAATCTTGTCCGTAGAAGACATCATTGATCTTATTGGAAACAAGTGTGATGGAGTCATCGGTCAG TTGACGGAAGATTGGGGAGAGACACTGTTTTCAGCTCTGAGCAAAGCTGGAGGGAAAGCTTTCAGTAACATGGCCGTTGGTTACAACAACGTCGACGTTGAAGCGGCCAATAAGTATGGCATCGCCGTTGGTAACACTCCG GGAGTGTTGACTGAGACTACGGCCGAGCTAGCCGCTTCGCTTTCCCTTGCTGCGGCAAGAAGGATTGTTGAAGCTGACGGTTTCATGAGAGCTGGCTTGTACGAAGGGTGGCTTCCTCATCT GTTTGTGGGGAACTTACTTAAAGGACAGACTGTGGGAGTGATTGGAGCTGGACGTATTGGTTCTGCTTATGCTAGAATGATG GTTGAAGGGTTCAAGATGAATTTGATCTACTTTGATCTGTACCAATCCACTCGTCTTGAGAAGTTTGTGACag CTTATGGACAATTCTTGAAAGCAAACGGGGAACAACCTGTGACATGGAAACGAGCTTCTTCCATGGAGGAGGTGCTACGAGAGGCTGATCTG ataagtCTTCACCCTGTGTTGGACAAAACCACTTACCATCTTGTCAACAAGGAGAGGCTTGCCATGATGAAAAAG GAAGCAATCCTTGTGAACTGCAGTAGAGGTCCTGTGATCGATGAGGTAGCTCTGGTGGATCATCTGAGAGAGAACCCGATGTTCCGAGTTGGTCTTGATGTGTTCGAGGAAGAGCCTTTCATGAAACCAGGGCTTGCTGATATGAAGAATGCCATTGTTGTTCCTCACATTGCTTCTGCTTCCAAG TGGACTCGTGAAGGAATGGCTACGCTTGCAGCACTCAACGTTCTC GGAAGGATCAAAGGATATCCAATATGGAGTGACCCTAACCGGGTCGACCCGTTCTTGAACGAAAACGCGTCACCACCCAATGCTAGCCCAAGCATTGTCAACTCAAAAGCTTTAG GATTGCCTGTTTCGAAACTATGA
- the LOC103830992 gene encoding CDP-diacylglycerol--inositol 3-phosphatidyltransferase 1, producing MGKKEEERARPEKLSVYLYIPNIVGYMRVVLNCVAFAVCFSNKTLFSLLYFFSFCCDAVDGWCARRFNQVSTFGAVLDMVTDRVSTACLLVILSQVYRPSLVFLSLLALDIASHWLQMYSTFLAGKSSHKDVKDSTSWLFRLYYGNRIFMCYCCVSCEVLYIILLLIAKNQTENLLNVVVSTLTQISPLSFLLALTLFGWSMKQTINIIQMKTAADVCVMYDIEKQQHKP from the exons ATGGggaagaaggaggaggagagagCTAGACCAGAGAAGTTGTCTGTTTACCTTTATATACCTAATATTGTTG ggTACATGAGAGTTGTATTGAACTGTGTTGCCTTTGCTGTCTGTTTCTCCAACAAAACACTCTTCTCCCTCCTCTATTTCTTCAG CTTTTGTTGTGATGCTGTGGATGGCTGGTGCGCTCGTAGATTCAACCAAG TTTCAACATTTGGAGCTGTTCTGGACATGGTGACAGATAG AGTTAGCACAGCGTGTCTACTCGTGATTCTCTCTCAAGTCTACAGGCCTAGCTTGGTCTTCCTTTCATTGCTGGCTTTAGATATTGCTAGTCATTGGCTTCAGATGTACAG TACGTTTCTAGCAGGGAAGAGCAGCCATAAGGATGTAAAAGACAGCACAAGCTGGCTTTTCAGACTCTACTATGGAAACCGGATCTTTATGTGTTACTGTTGTGTTTCTTGCGAG GTTCTGTATATCATCCTCCTTCTCATTGCaaagaaccaaaccgaaaatcTACTCAAC GTCGTTGTTTCCACTTTAACTCAGATTTCTCCACTCTCTTTCCTATTGGCTTTGACATTGTTCGGTTGGTCGATGAAACAAACCATCAACATCATTCAG ATGAAAACAGCTGCAGATGTTTGTGTAATGTATGATATAGAGAAGCAGCAGCACAAGCCTTGA
- the LOC103830997 gene encoding lipoxygenase 2, chloroplastic produces the protein MFCKEASSGLQTLNIAKNLSSEFTKPSALINPLSAGHRYKLCPRPNLRGRCTVTASKFDFDWIAKERVKKIKVKGIITAKQGLLPSVGFTDLLGISLLVELISAETDPRTLMEKDPVKDHARRLVIDAHGEDQYECVFDMPEDFGAVGAIRVLNEAHREIFLKEMKLELPDGPVTFTCNSWVASKSEDPTKRTFFSNKSYLPLQTPEPLKQLRKEELETLQGKNRKHSGEFEKFERVYDYDMYNDVGDPEKDPELARPVIGGLSHPYPRRCKTGRKPSRKYPSIETRKGEFYVPRDEEFTTIKGATFTGKAVLAALPAVFPQIEAALVDPNMPFPHFKSIEDLFEEGIELPKDAGLFPMIPRLVKAAAEADDILQFESPILLDKDRFSWIRDDEFARQTLAGLNPYCIQLVQEWPLKSKLDPAVYGDPNSLITSEIVEREIKGVMSFDEALENKRLFMLDYHDLLLPYVNKVRELDDSTLYASRALFFLSDDSTLRPVAIELTRPQDVNKPQWRQVFTPGYDATSCWLWSLAKTHAISHDAGYHQLISHWLRTHCCMEPYIIAANRQLSAMHPIYRLLHPHFRYTMEINARARQSLVNAGGIIESCFWPGKYSLELSSDVYDKLWRFDREGLPADLISRGLAVEDETAEHGVRLTIPDYPFANDGLMLWDALKEWVTDYVKHYYPDAEQVRSDEELKEWWNEVKNIGHGDKKNEPWWPDLKTQDDLIGVVTTIAWVASGHHAAVNFGQYGYGGYFPNRPTTARTKMPVEEPTEEVLKEFYDEPEKTMLKTFPSKKQATKVMLTLDLLSAHSPDEEYLGENPEASWAHEPIIYAAYERFKGKLQYLEGVIDERNVNVSLKNRTGAGVVKYELLKPISEPGVTGMGVPYSVSI, from the exons ATGTTTTGTAAAGAGGCGTCGTCCGGTCTCCAGACCTTAAACATAGCAAAGAATCTCAGCTCTGAGTTCACTAAACCATCAGCACTCATCAACCCCCTCTCGGCAGGACATCGGTACAAGCTGTGTCCTCGTCCAAACCTGAGAGGACGGTGTACGGTCACAGCCtcaaagtttgattttgattggATAGCGAAAGAAAGAGTTAAGAAAATCAAAGTGAAGGGAATTATAACAGCCAAACAAGGCTTGTTACCTTCCGTTGGCTTCACCGATTTGCTCGGAATATCACTGCTCGTCGAGCTTATTAGCGCCGAGACTGACCCCC GGACGCTTATGGAGAAGGATCCGGTGAAGGATCACGCACGACGTTTAGTGATTGATGCACATGGTGAGGATCAGTACGAGTGTGTGTTTGACATGCCCGAAGACTTTGGAGCGGTGGGTGCCATCAGAGTTTTAAACGAGGCCCATAGAGAGATATTCCTCAAGGAAATGAAGCTTGAGCTACCTGACGGCCCCGTTACCTTTACATGTAACTCGTGGGTGGCCTCCAAGTCCGAAGACCCAACCAAGCGGACGTTCTTCTCAAACAAGTCCTACTTGCCTCTCCAAACTCCCGAGCCTCTTAAACAGCTGCGAAAAGAGGAGCTGGAGACCTTGCAAGGCAAGAACCGTAAGCATTCTGGTGAATTCGAAAAGTTCGAGCGGGTTTACGATTATGACATGTACAACGATGTGGGTGATCCTGAAAAAGATCCAGAACTTGCCCGTCCAGTTATTGGAGGCCTCTCTCACCCATACCCAAGGCGGTGCAAGACTGGTCGCAAACCAAGCCGCAAATACCCCTCCATTGAGACACGCAAAGGGGAATTTTATGTCCCCAGAGACGAGGAGTTCACAACAATCAAGGGCGCTACATTCACGGGCAAGGCTGTCTTGGCGGCTCTTCCTGCTGTGTTCCCACAGATTGAAGCTGCTTTGGTGGATCCCAACATGCCCTTCCCACACTTCAAGTCCATAGAAGATCTCTTTGAAGAAGGCATCGAGCTTCCCAAGGATGCTGGCCTTTTTCCTATGATTCCCAGACTTGTCAAAGCTGCTGCTGAAGCTGATGATATTCTCCAGTTTGAATCCCCTATTCTCCTTGACA AGGATAGATTTTCATGGATCCGAGACGACGAGTTTGCTCGCCAGACACTTGCTGGCCTTAATCCCTATTGCATTCAGCTAGTTCAA GAGTGGCCGTTAAAAAGCAAACTAGACCCTGCGGTTTATGGTGATCCCAACTCACTCATTACTAGTGAGATTGTGGAAAGAGAAATCAAAGGAGTCATGTCATTTGATGag GCTCTGGAGAACAAGAGATTGTTCATGTTGGACTATCATGATTTGCTTCTGCCGTATGTGAACAAAGTGAGAGAGTTGGATGATAGCACCTTATATGCTTCTCGAGCGCTATTCTTCCTCAGCGATGATAGCACACTGAGACCTGTTGCCATTGAGTTGACTCGTCCCCAAGATGTAAACAAGCCCCAATGGAGGCAGGTATTCACGCCAGGCTATGATGCTACCTCCTGCTGGCTATGGAGTCTTGCTAAGACTCACGCTATTTCTCATGACGCTGGTTATCACCAGCTTATTTCCCACTG GCTGAGGACTCATTGCTGTATGGAGCCATATATTATAGCGGCAAACAGACAACTAAGTGCCATGCATCCTATTTATAGGCTTTTGCATCCCCATTTCCGCTACACAATGGAGATCAATGCTCGTGCACGCCAAAGTCTCGTCAACGCAGGTGGAATCATTGAGTCGTGTTTCTGGCCCGGAAAATATTCATTAGAGCTGAGTTCAGATGTCTATGATAAACTATGGAGGTTTGACAGGGAAGGCTTACCTGCAGACCTCATCAGCAG GGGGCTGGCTGTGGAAGACGAGACAGCGGAACATGGGGTACGCCTGACGATACCAGATTACCCATTTGCGAATGACGGTCTAATGCTGTGGGATGCACTTAAGGAATGGGTAACAGACTATGTGAAGCACTATTATCCAGATGCGGAACAGGTCAGGTCGGATGAGGAACTCAAAGAATGGTGGAATGAAGTGAAGAACATAGGGCATGGAGACAAGAAAAATGAACCATGGTGGCCTGATCTCAAAACCCAAGATGACTTGATTGGCGTGGTGACTACGATTGCATGGGTGGCTTCAGGTCACCATGCAGCTGTAAACTTTGGACAGTATGGGTATGGTGGATACTTTCCCAACCGACCAACCACAGCAAGAACCAAAATGCCAGTGGAAGAGCCGACAGAGGAAGTGCTAAAAGAGTTCTATGACGAGCCAGAGAAGACCATGCTTAAGACATTCCCGTCGAAGAAGCAGGCGACCAAAGTGATGTTGACTTTGGATCTTCTATCTGCACATTCACCAGATGAAGAGTACCTAGGAGAAAACCCAGAAGCATCTTGGGCCCACGAACCTATCATCTATGCTGCATATGAACGATTCAAAGGCAAGCTCCAATACCTAGAAGGAGTGATAGATGAGAGGAACGTGAATGTTTCTCTAAAGAATCGAACTGGAGCAGGTGTTGTTAAGTACGAGCTTTTAAAGCCTATCTCTGAACCAGGCGTTACTGGGATGGGTGTTCCCTACAGTGTGTCTATTTGA